The Polyangiaceae bacterium genome includes a region encoding these proteins:
- a CDS encoding DUF362 domain-containing protein, which produces MAKRDDLDFGLTRRSIIGGAAALATASLAPLAWAGDASSLVAKPPAGFKPMTKPGRVVKVTKGNDFASLMQPNQLWPKADVAKNMVERALMELTSAPNLKEALGKFIHKDDVVALKPNGIAGQSGATMAANAELVMPVIDALIALGVPAEKITVYEQFPSYLKGTRIGGKGNKLPAGVKTGIHMNSVTEMDEITVYKGVKTKYVKFLTEATAVINFTQVKDHSICGFTGCLKNITHGSIINPGKHHGAGAHAQIAALYNHEIVRSRVRLHIIDAYKIIYDKGPLDKDPKRRIPYGAVFATTDPVAMDTIGWKIIDQARKDNGMKSLAQVGREPKHIAMAADLGLGAHAESKIKLSEVAL; this is translated from the coding sequence ATGGCAAAGCGAGATGACCTGGATTTTGGCCTGACGCGACGTTCAATCATCGGCGGCGCCGCCGCGCTGGCGACCGCGTCGCTAGCGCCGCTGGCTTGGGCCGGGGATGCCTCCAGCCTGGTGGCGAAGCCCCCGGCGGGCTTCAAGCCCATGACCAAGCCGGGCCGCGTCGTAAAAGTGACGAAAGGGAATGATTTTGCCTCGCTGATGCAGCCCAATCAGCTCTGGCCGAAGGCGGACGTCGCCAAAAACATGGTCGAGCGCGCGCTGATGGAGCTCACCAGTGCGCCGAACCTGAAAGAGGCGCTCGGCAAGTTCATCCACAAGGACGACGTCGTCGCCCTCAAGCCGAACGGCATCGCCGGCCAGTCGGGCGCCACCATGGCGGCCAACGCCGAGCTGGTCATGCCCGTCATCGACGCGCTCATCGCCCTCGGCGTGCCGGCGGAGAAGATCACCGTGTACGAGCAGTTCCCGAGCTATCTGAAGGGGACGCGCATCGGCGGCAAGGGCAACAAGCTGCCTGCTGGCGTCAAGACCGGGATCCACATGAACAGCGTGACCGAGATGGACGAGATCACGGTCTACAAGGGCGTGAAGACCAAATACGTGAAGTTCCTCACCGAGGCGACCGCGGTCATCAACTTCACGCAGGTCAAGGATCACTCCATCTGCGGCTTCACCGGCTGTCTCAAGAACATCACCCACGGGTCGATCATCAACCCGGGCAAGCATCACGGCGCCGGCGCACACGCCCAGATCGCCGCGCTCTACAACCACGAGATCGTGCGGAGCCGCGTGCGCCTGCACATCATCGACGCCTACAAGATCATCTACGACAAGGGTCCGCTCGACAAGGACCCGAAGCGCCGCATCCCCTACGGCGCGGTCTTCGCGACCACCGATCCGGTGGCGATGGACACCATCGGCTGGAAGATCATCGATCAGGCCCGCAAGGACAACGGCATGAAGAGCCTGGCGCAGGTCGGGCGCGAGCCGAAGCACATCGCCATGGCCGCGGATCTGGGCCTCGGCGCCCACGCGGAGAGCAAGATCAAGCTCAGCGAAGTCGCGCTCTGA
- a CDS encoding citrate synthase has translation MTTAKLVYEGKEYTLPVMEGSEKERAIDIRKLRAETGLVTFDDGYGNTGSCKSAITFIDGDRGILRYRGYPIEEVAERARFTEVCYLLIYGKRPSLEELAKWRQKMTMHTLIHEDMKKFYEGYPPNAHPMSIMAAMVASLSSFYPDTDKDLDLNIIRILAKSKTLAAFAYKKSIGQPFVYPRNDMSWPANFLRMMFAVPAAEYEVPKAYEDAMNLLLILHADHEQNCSTSTMRMVGSSEANLYASISAAICALWGPRHGGANQAVLEMLEHLQESGEDYKSFLERVKKGDSKARLMGFGHRIYKNFDPRAKLLKAACDRIFNELGIHDPLLELAKNLEEVALKDDYFVKRKLYPNVDFYSGIIYRAMGIPTDMFTVMFTLGRIPGWIAHYMEQRNDPDGYRIHRPRQIYTGEVERTFEDWGTRRL, from the coding sequence ATGACCACCGCAAAGCTCGTCTACGAAGGCAAGGAATACACGCTTCCCGTCATGGAGGGCTCCGAGAAGGAGCGCGCCATCGACATTCGCAAGCTGAGGGCGGAAACAGGCCTCGTCACCTTCGACGATGGCTACGGCAACACTGGTTCGTGCAAGAGCGCGATCACGTTCATCGACGGTGATCGTGGCATCCTGCGCTACCGCGGCTACCCCATAGAAGAGGTGGCGGAGCGCGCGCGCTTCACCGAGGTCTGCTACCTGCTGATCTACGGCAAGCGGCCGAGCCTCGAGGAGTTGGCGAAGTGGCGTCAGAAAATGACGATGCACACGCTGATCCACGAGGACATGAAGAAGTTCTACGAGGGCTATCCCCCGAACGCGCACCCCATGTCGATCATGGCTGCCATGGTGGCGTCGCTCTCGAGCTTCTACCCGGACACCGACAAGGATCTGGATCTCAACATCATCCGCATCCTCGCCAAGAGCAAGACGCTCGCGGCCTTCGCCTACAAGAAGAGCATCGGGCAACCGTTCGTCTACCCGCGCAACGACATGTCGTGGCCGGCCAACTTCCTACGCATGATGTTCGCCGTGCCGGCGGCGGAGTACGAGGTTCCCAAGGCGTACGAAGACGCCATGAACCTCCTGCTCATCCTGCACGCCGACCACGAGCAGAACTGCTCGACCTCGACCATGCGCATGGTGGGCTCGAGCGAGGCCAACCTGTACGCCTCGATCTCGGCGGCCATCTGCGCGCTCTGGGGCCCGCGCCACGGTGGCGCGAACCAGGCGGTGCTCGAGATGCTGGAGCACTTGCAAGAGAGCGGCGAGGACTACAAGAGCTTCCTCGAGCGGGTGAAGAAGGGCGACAGCAAGGCGCGCCTGATGGGCTTCGGGCATCGCATCTACAAGAACTTCGACCCGCGGGCGAAGCTGCTCAAGGCGGCCTGCGACCGGATCTTCAACGAGCTCGGCATCCACGATCCGCTGCTCGAGCTGGCCAAGAACCTGGAAGAGGTCGCGCTCAAGGACGACTACTTCGTGAAGCGCAAGCTCTACCCGAACGTCGACTTCTACAGCGGCATCATCTACCGCGCGATGGGCATCCCCACCGACATGTTCACGGTGATGTTCACGCTGGGCCGCATTCCGGGCTGGATTGCGCACTACATGGAGCAGCGCAACGACCCCGACGGCTACCGCATCCATCGGCCGCGCCAGATCTACACGGGCGAGGTCGAGCGGACCTTCGAAGACTGGGGCACGCGGCGGCTCTGA
- a CDS encoding CDP-alcohol phosphatidyltransferase family protein, which produces MGRYRARDLLLPPSLLSMARVPLAVAFVLWLNHPWVELAVLALAGATDVADGWWARRFGQVTATGAVVDPITDKLFVLTVVAALIASERLSVWSFALLATRELGELPLVLWWALSHRKRRARAEQPMANLPGKAATVLQFATVAHALFHGRFTDELLWATAVAGALAAVSYWVRDLRG; this is translated from the coding sequence ATGGGTCGCTACCGGGCCAGGGACCTGCTCTTGCCGCCGAGCTTGCTCAGCATGGCGCGCGTCCCGCTCGCCGTCGCCTTCGTCCTCTGGCTGAACCACCCTTGGGTCGAGCTCGCCGTCCTCGCGTTGGCCGGTGCAACCGACGTGGCGGACGGCTGGTGGGCGCGGCGCTTCGGCCAGGTGACTGCGACGGGCGCGGTGGTCGATCCCATCACCGACAAGCTCTTCGTGCTGACCGTGGTAGCGGCGCTGATCGCTTCGGAGCGGCTGTCGGTTTGGTCGTTCGCGCTGCTCGCCACCCGCGAGCTCGGCGAGCTCCCGCTGGTCTTGTGGTGGGCGCTCTCCCATCGGAAGCGACGCGCGCGAGCCGAGCAGCCGATGGCCAACCTGCCCGGCAAGGCGGCGACCGTGTTGCAGTTCGCCACCGTCGCGCACGCGCTCTTCCACGGCCGCTTCACCGACGAGCTCTTGTGGGCCACGGCCGTGGCCGGCGCGCTGGCAGCGGTCAGCTACTGGGTCCGGGACCTGCGCGGGTAG
- a CDS encoding helicase yields the protein MVDDAPLTALLGPTNTGKTHRAVERMLEHETGMLGLPLRLLAREVYDRVSARVGEGQVALVTGEEKRVPARPRFWVCTVEAMPVERSVDFLAVDEIQLSAHRERGHVFTDRLLDARGRQETWFLGADTLRPLLSELLPSASVRRHPRLSRLRHSGSATLGQLPPRSAVVAFSMARVYEIAERLKRRRGGAAVVLGALSPRARNAQVAMYQAGEVEHMVATDAIGMGLNLDLDHVAFADLEKFDGKRPRPLEAAELAQIAGRAGRYQNDGSFGTLAPLPALPERLVRAIESHSFPAERALVWRSSGLDFSSVEGLMGSLKRAPTRRSLKLVERADDFSALAALARDPEVLRRAAREPGVRLLWDTCQIPDYRQLLPEAHARLVREVFVELADRGALSSERLRRHIARLDDASGDIEALLGRMAFVRTWTYVTSHTGWVEEPECWQELTRGIEDRLSDALHARLVERFVERARPSKLSGVKLPGPWARALERADRHGAFAELLARARPEAAASPDESWAASLVDAPHERFSVDERRRISADDRPVGVLTRGADLVRPEVRVTLDVTAGVRARLGRRLLAYSRDLIQGLFSPLRSERARELSPAGRGLAYQLEQGLGTLLLAAVSPGLETLTERDRALLRELGVVLGRRAVYLSTALGPDAIAQRAALWNAHTDGAVSLPTAVSIPIGRLTPSARRGLLAIGYLTLGTRAERVDVADPPRRRRRRRKRRGPRAALPTPG from the coding sequence GTGGTCGACGATGCGCCCCTGACGGCCCTGCTCGGGCCCACCAACACGGGCAAGACCCACCGGGCCGTGGAGCGCATGCTGGAGCACGAGACCGGGATGCTGGGCTTGCCGCTGCGCCTGCTCGCCCGAGAGGTCTACGACCGGGTCAGCGCGCGGGTCGGCGAAGGCCAGGTCGCCCTGGTCACCGGCGAGGAGAAGCGGGTGCCGGCGCGCCCACGCTTCTGGGTGTGCACGGTGGAGGCGATGCCCGTCGAGCGCAGCGTGGACTTCCTGGCGGTGGACGAGATCCAGCTCAGCGCCCACCGCGAGCGCGGGCACGTCTTCACCGACCGACTGCTCGACGCGCGGGGCCGGCAGGAGACATGGTTCCTCGGCGCGGACACGCTGCGCCCGCTACTCTCGGAGCTCTTGCCGAGCGCGAGCGTGCGCCGCCACCCGCGGCTGTCGCGCCTGCGTCACTCCGGCTCAGCCACCCTGGGACAGCTGCCACCGCGCTCGGCCGTTGTCGCCTTCAGCATGGCCCGCGTGTACGAGATCGCGGAGCGGCTCAAGCGGCGTCGCGGGGGGGCAGCGGTGGTCCTGGGAGCGCTCTCGCCACGGGCGCGCAACGCCCAGGTCGCGATGTACCAGGCCGGAGAGGTCGAGCACATGGTGGCGACGGACGCCATCGGCATGGGCTTGAACCTCGATCTCGATCACGTCGCCTTCGCGGATCTGGAGAAGTTCGACGGCAAGCGACCACGACCGCTCGAGGCCGCCGAGCTCGCGCAGATCGCGGGGCGCGCCGGGCGCTACCAGAACGACGGCAGCTTCGGCACCCTGGCTCCCCTGCCGGCGCTCCCCGAGCGGTTGGTTCGCGCGATCGAGAGCCACAGCTTCCCTGCTGAGCGCGCGCTGGTATGGCGCTCGAGCGGCTTGGACTTCTCCAGCGTCGAAGGGCTGATGGGCTCGCTCAAGCGGGCGCCGACCCGACGCAGCCTGAAGTTGGTCGAGCGAGCGGACGATTTCAGCGCGCTCGCCGCCCTCGCCCGCGACCCGGAGGTGCTCCGCCGCGCGGCCCGCGAGCCTGGCGTGCGGCTGCTCTGGGACACCTGTCAGATCCCGGACTATCGCCAGCTCCTGCCCGAAGCGCACGCGCGGCTCGTGCGCGAGGTCTTCGTCGAGCTGGCCGACCGCGGCGCGCTCTCGAGCGAACGCCTGCGGCGCCACATCGCGCGGCTCGACGACGCCAGCGGCGACATCGAGGCGCTGCTCGGCCGCATGGCGTTCGTCCGCACCTGGACCTACGTCACCAGCCACACCGGGTGGGTCGAAGAGCCGGAGTGCTGGCAGGAGCTCACGCGCGGCATCGAAGACCGGTTGAGCGACGCCTTGCACGCGAGGTTGGTGGAGCGCTTCGTGGAACGCGCCCGTCCGAGCAAGCTCTCGGGCGTGAAGCTCCCGGGGCCCTGGGCTCGAGCGCTGGAGCGAGCGGACCGCCACGGCGCGTTCGCCGAGCTCTTGGCGCGCGCCCGGCCCGAGGCCGCGGCGAGCCCGGACGAGAGCTGGGCCGCTTCGCTCGTCGACGCGCCCCACGAGCGCTTCAGCGTGGACGAGCGCCGACGCATCAGCGCCGACGACCGCCCGGTTGGTGTGCTCACCCGCGGAGCGGATCTGGTCCGCCCCGAGGTGCGCGTCACGCTGGACGTCACGGCCGGCGTGCGCGCGCGGCTCGGGCGGCGCCTCTTGGCCTACTCCCGGGATCTGATCCAGGGACTCTTCTCGCCGCTGCGCTCCGAGCGCGCGAGAGAGCTCTCGCCGGCCGGGCGCGGCCTCGCCTACCAGCTGGAGCAAGGGCTCGGAACGCTGTTGCTCGCCGCCGTTTCGCCCGGGCTCGAGACGCTCACGGAGCGGGACCGCGCCCTGCTGCGAGAGCTCGGCGTAGTCCTCGGACGGAGAGCCGTTTACCTGTCGACCGCCCTCGGCCCCGACGCCATCGCACAGCGTGCCGCGCTCTGGAACGCCCACACCGACGGCGCCGTGAGCTTGCCGACCGCGGTGTCGATCCCGATCGGGCGCCTGACGCCGAGCGCCCGACGGGGGCTATTGGCCATCGGCTACCTCACGCTCGGGACGCGCGCCGAGCGCGTCGATGTCGCTGACCCGCCACGGCGCCGGCGCCGACGGCGCAAGCGTCGCGGCCCGCGCGCCGCGCTCCCGACGCCGGGGTGA
- a CDS encoding AI-2E family transporter has protein sequence MSGGPAEKRELVLGRSWYWLAALGGVGLGLYALRDVLTPIFLAFTIAYILDPVVDRLERWRIPRGVAIGIVLLVFTGAVAAFLLLVIPEVAKDIASVAQELPGHAKRALTRLEPILREQGIQIPHTADEWIAQLKSKADSISASQLAPVGNALKALIGGTASAIGAVFGALIVPILAVYLLADFDRMVEGVRSLVPLRYRDSVGSYAREIDHTLSQFMRGQLTVMLILAVLYGGSYSLLGVRLAVPIGIAAGILNFVPYVGGAFALVAGVLMSLIGGGGWQQIAGVVAAYIAVQTLEGFVITPRIVGESVGLREIWVLLALFVGGEVFGFLGVLLAVPAAAVLKIFVSRALDHYRESNLYLAPAGAPPSAPGAEPEPEPEPERDPDPDPEPDPDPDPEPEPEPEPDPDPEPDPDPTPEPDPAPEPDPAPEEPKS, from the coding sequence GTGAGCGGCGGACCCGCCGAGAAGCGCGAGCTGGTGCTCGGCCGGAGCTGGTACTGGCTCGCGGCGCTCGGCGGCGTGGGCCTCGGGCTCTACGCGCTGCGCGACGTGCTGACGCCGATCTTTCTGGCGTTCACCATCGCCTACATCCTGGATCCGGTGGTCGATCGGCTGGAGAGGTGGCGCATCCCGCGTGGCGTCGCCATCGGCATCGTGCTCTTGGTCTTCACCGGCGCGGTCGCCGCATTCCTCCTGCTGGTCATCCCGGAGGTCGCCAAGGACATCGCCAGCGTCGCCCAAGAGCTGCCCGGGCACGCGAAACGGGCGCTCACGCGCCTCGAGCCCATCCTGCGAGAGCAGGGCATCCAGATCCCGCACACCGCCGACGAGTGGATCGCTCAGCTCAAGAGCAAGGCGGACTCGATCTCCGCCAGTCAGCTGGCGCCGGTGGGCAACGCGCTCAAGGCACTGATCGGCGGGACCGCTTCCGCCATCGGCGCGGTGTTCGGCGCGCTGATCGTGCCGATCCTCGCCGTGTACTTGCTCGCGGATTTCGACCGCATGGTCGAGGGCGTCCGCTCCCTGGTGCCGCTACGCTACCGCGACAGCGTCGGGTCGTACGCGCGCGAGATCGACCACACGCTCAGCCAGTTCATGCGCGGACAGCTGACCGTGATGCTGATCCTGGCGGTGCTCTACGGCGGCTCGTACTCGCTGCTCGGCGTGCGCCTGGCCGTGCCCATCGGCATCGCTGCCGGTATCTTGAACTTCGTCCCCTACGTGGGCGGCGCGTTCGCCCTCGTCGCGGGCGTCCTGATGTCCCTGATCGGCGGCGGTGGCTGGCAGCAGATCGCCGGCGTCGTCGCGGCCTACATCGCGGTGCAGACCCTGGAGGGCTTCGTGATCACGCCGCGCATCGTCGGCGAGAGCGTGGGCCTGCGGGAGATCTGGGTGCTCTTGGCCCTGTTCGTCGGCGGTGAGGTGTTCGGCTTCCTGGGCGTCCTGCTGGCGGTCCCGGCGGCGGCGGTGCTCAAGATCTTCGTCTCCCGGGCCCTCGACCACTACCGGGAGAGCAACCTCTACCTGGCGCCCGCCGGTGCCCCGCCATCCGCTCCCGGCGCCGAGCCCGAACCGGAGCCCGAGCCAGAACGCGACCCCGACCCCGACCCCGAGCCCGACCCCGACCCCGACCCCGAGCCGGAGCCCGAGCCGGAGCCCGACCCCGACCCCGAGCCCGACCCCGACCCCACGCCGGAGCCCGACCCCGCGCCGGAGCCCGACCCCGCGCCGGAAGAGCCGAAGAGCTGA
- a CDS encoding fibro-slime domain-containing protein, which yields MRSLILSASALALALSVGCGGDDDGDVASNGSGGKLNLGGSSASGNGGGLNVGGSAAGGGAAGTGVGGNGGDGYCGSKLTGTIRDFKIDHPDFEYTIDTDPGIVQDDLGADGKPVYAGQSGNPTTTGKANFDQWFNDVAGVNQKKFLPVTLTKSGSNVYTYDNSAFFPIDNELWGNEGNSHNYHFTFELHTKFVYLGGEVFTFTGDDDLWVFINKKLGIDLGGVHGAMSGQIDLDADAAKLGIQKGQTYQLDFFFAERHTSESNFRIDTTIASFVDCGPVVQ from the coding sequence ATGCGATCGTTGATTCTCTCGGCGAGCGCTCTGGCGCTCGCGCTGTCCGTGGGCTGTGGTGGGGACGACGACGGCGACGTCGCATCGAACGGCTCCGGCGGGAAGCTGAACTTGGGGGGCTCCAGCGCGAGCGGAAACGGCGGCGGACTGAACGTCGGTGGCAGCGCGGCGGGCGGCGGCGCAGCCGGCACCGGCGTCGGCGGCAACGGCGGCGACGGCTATTGCGGCAGCAAGCTCACCGGCACCATCCGCGACTTCAAGATCGACCATCCGGATTTCGAGTACACCATCGACACCGACCCGGGCATCGTGCAGGACGACCTGGGGGCCGACGGCAAGCCGGTTTACGCGGGCCAGTCCGGCAACCCGACGACCACGGGCAAGGCCAACTTCGATCAGTGGTTCAACGACGTCGCCGGCGTCAATCAGAAGAAGTTCTTGCCGGTGACGCTGACCAAGTCCGGCAGCAACGTCTACACCTACGACAACTCCGCGTTCTTCCCCATCGACAACGAGCTCTGGGGCAACGAGGGCAACTCACACAACTACCACTTCACCTTCGAGCTCCACACCAAGTTCGTCTACCTGGGCGGAGAGGTGTTCACGTTCACGGGCGACGACGACCTCTGGGTGTTCATCAACAAGAAGCTCGGCATCGATCTCGGCGGGGTCCACGGCGCGATGAGCGGGCAGATCGATCTGGACGCGGACGCCGCCAAGCTGGGCATCCAGAAGGGCCAGACCTACCAGCTGGACTTCTTCTTCGCCGAGCGCCACACCAGCGAGTCGAACTTCCGCATCGACACCACGATCGCTTCGTTCGTCGACTGCGGCCCCGTGGTCCAGTAG
- the rnhA gene encoding ribonuclease HI: MVKDESADDGFVDVYTDGACSGNPGPGGWGALLRFRGKERELHGGERETTNNRMELMAAIQAFETLKRPMRVRIHTDSKYVRDGITEWLPRWKQRGWKTADKKPVKNVDLWQRLEAAIGRHRVEWHWVKGHAGHPENERADALARLGVERFGRA; the protein is encoded by the coding sequence ATGGTCAAGGACGAGAGCGCTGACGACGGCTTCGTCGACGTCTACACGGACGGGGCGTGCTCCGGTAACCCGGGTCCCGGTGGTTGGGGTGCGTTGCTCAGGTTCCGGGGCAAGGAGCGGGAGCTCCACGGCGGTGAGCGCGAGACGACGAACAATCGCATGGAGCTGATGGCTGCCATCCAGGCCTTCGAGACCCTGAAGCGTCCGATGCGCGTGCGCATCCACACCGACAGCAAATACGTCCGGGACGGCATCACCGAGTGGCTCCCGCGCTGGAAGCAGCGCGGCTGGAAGACCGCCGACAAGAAGCCGGTCAAGAACGTCGATCTGTGGCAGCGCCTGGAGGCCGCCATCGGCCGGCACCGGGTCGAGTGGCACTGGGTCAAGGGGCACGCCGGGCACCCCGAGAACGAGCGCGCCGACGCGCTGGCTCGGCTGGGCGTCGAGCGCTTCGGAAGGGCGTGA